The window CCTGATATGCATAAAATGTCCTTTAGCTGTTCCAAGATTCCATCTAGTATAGCATGTATCATTTGGTCCTCAGGTTATTTTTAGTCTCCTTTGGTCTGTGTATTTTTTGGTATATGTCCTTTTGTCATACGCCTATCATTTTTTGAACAATTCCATAACTTTGTCATAATAAATGTTCTAGGCTAGTCATATTTTTGCTGCCCTACCTTTGGAATTAGCCATTTCCCCTAGGGGACTTTTTAATGGAGAATGGTATTAGGAAACCATGATCTGAGTGCTAGTTGTTCTCATTGCTATTGGGTTGTCATTGCTTTAGGCCCTCTCTGCTCTCTGAAGATGAAGCTGAGgaattcacacacacagacacacctatCTATAATTCTATATATATTGAAATTATGAGTTTACAGTGATACAAACAATGCCAACCCCAAATCCTACAACTAGTTATACTTTTTCCCTTTCCATATTTGTAACTCCTGTCTGAGCAGGGAGAAGGCTAATTCCCATTATTCTCAATGTATTACTAGATAAACTCTTATGTAATCTTACTGTATAAACCCTTATGTAATCTCCGATCATCACTGCTTTCCTCCATTGTACATGTCCTCTGTACCCTGCTTGAGCTCTGACAGCCCACATTAGGTTCCAACTGCCAGCCCACCCTTGCTTAAATGTCCTCCTCATCCTTTTCCCCAGACTCCAATATCTTCTGCATTCTCCATCTCTTATCTACCTCACAGACAACTACCTTGCTCCCCTCCATGTAGTGGACTCAGTTATTAAAGAAGAAGTGAAGGATGGAAGAAAGAGCAAAGaatgaaggaagaggaaagaagaaatgggCCCAATATAGGCCAGTGAAGAAAGCctatacattttagaaaattctaAAACTATTAGAAAGTTAAACTGAAAACAAGGAATATCTTCAAAGGTCTGAGAAAATGTCAATGTAGAAATGCATACTCAGTGAAACtatcagaaatgaaagcaaagtaaaagaattatagaaaaaaaagtttattaaaaaaacacatgtctaccaacaataaaaaatttttcaacaatgaaaaatgcatatttttaagattatataaaatatttaccaaagTCAGTCATACAATAGGAACTAAAGAACTGCCCCAAAATGCTGTTAGGTAAGAATACTCTTAGAAGAGTTGAGATGCAAGAAATAGTGAGCAAATAAACTGCTAACATATTGGGCAAATTTAAACAAACCCTGATTTTTATAAACAATGTCATAAGtgaggtttaaaaaaatgcttgatggcattaattaaaatatgttgaGCTGGGCTCAATAATaactgctgggcttcccaggtggcgcagtggtaaagaatcggcctgccaatgcaggagacacaaaagaggcTGGTTCCATCCCTTTcatccctggaagatcccctggagtaggaaatggcagcccactccagtattcttgcaggggaAATATcacggacagagcctggtgggttacagtccaaggggtgaCAAAGATTGGGACAAGACTGAGACAGTATGTCTGTATGACTTAGAGTTGTAACTGCTAAGAACTTTAAACCACAATTACACATTTTCAAAACAGTGGAAAGAAAATATGAACTTAGGGGAAGAAAAACCTTATTCTAAAAGAAAtcgaaagataaaaagaaatacacaaaatgtCAAATAgcacaaaatgagaaaaacagatgCAGAGACAGCAATTAACATGTAACgtaaaacaaaataatgtataaaaataatgtaaatagaCAAGTTCTTTAAAGACAAAGTTTGTCAGACCGAATCGAAAAAAAGCTTAGCAATATGTCATGGCTAAAACATGAAGCCGACAGAGGACGCTACAGCAGAGTCAACGGACGGTGTTCTTCCACTACCTTTCCTTTCCCACCTATCTCGGTTCGCCTCCGACTCTCTTCAGGCTCTCCCAGGTTTTGACCCGGTCCATTCCCGTCCCCAAGTCCCTCCTCACCCACTTTCCTCCCCGGCGGGAGACGGGGAAACGAGGAGGCTTAATGTCCAGCCCGTGTCCCTACACCAACCGGCTCACTCCCCATCGGCCTCCGTGGCGACGTTGCCGGGGACGGGCCCTACACTGTCGCGCTCTATTTCTCGGCCCGCCCTTCTGCGATTGGTGAGGAAGTCAACGCTGACTATAAAAGGAAGGGTTTGTGACGCAGGCGCGCCTCGGGGAGCGCCGATTGGCTCTCTTGACGCGAACGCTCGGCGGATCTCGGAGTCGCGCCGCCGTTCTCTCTGCGACGACCGCCATAGCTCCCTCCTCTTCAGCCGACGCCTCCGCCGCCTGTGCTGCGGGCCGGCTGTATGGTTAGGCCACAGTCTTTAATGAGTAAACTAAGTCCATCCTGTGGTGGTGTTGGTCACGCATTTATGGATTTTCTGAGGGTCCCCGGAGACTACTGCCAGGCACAGCACGACCTTCATGAGGAGAAGTGAACTGTAGAAATTAATCACTGCTCCACCAAGAAGACCCCATAGGAGCGTCAACCTGGACACAGACGTGTGTTCTTGAAACCATAGGAGCCTTTTACAAGAATTCCGACCCGGATGGGGTAAACCTCGGTGCTCTTCCTTTCCATTGACTCAGTCttactgaactgaaggatggcTTCGTGTTAGGAAGTTCATTTCATTTCCTCGTTACTCCCAATTTCGTATCTTAAGCATTGAGAATTTCGAGTGGGGCATATTGCAATAGACTTCAGTTTCTTTACATCATTTCTGCgttcagaaatttaattttttttccccccgtaACTGtaatgagttttttgttttttaactaaatTAACATGGCTCCACTGAACCGCCCAGCTCCTGTGGAAGTCACATACAGGAACATGAGATTTCTTATTACACACAATCCAACGAGTGCAACCTTAAACAAATTCATAGAGGACCTTAAGAAGTATGGAGTTACGACAATAGTAAGAGTGTGTGAAGCAACTTATGACACTGCTCTGGTGGAGAAAGAAGGCATCCAGGTTTTGGATTGGCCCTTTGATGATGGTTCATCACCCTCTAACCAGATCGTGGATGACTGGTTAAGTCTTTTAAACATTAAATTTCGGGAAGAACCTGGTTGTTGCATTGCTGTTCACTGTGTTGCAGGTCTTGGGAGAACTCCAGTGCTTGTCGCCCTGGCATTAATGGAAGgtggaatgaaaaatgaagagGCAGTCCAGTTTATAAGACAAAAGCGGCGTGGAGCTTTTAACAGCAAGCAACTTTTATACTTGGAGAAATATCATTCTAAAATGCGGCTGCGCTTCAAAGACTCCAGTGGCTATAGAAACAACTGTTGCATTCAATAAAACTTGCCTGCCTCATGCTGTTGCCTTGGACACGGAACTTGAGACAGGACTTAATTTATCATATATATTAGCATAGGCTTAATGAAGGACAAGTCTAATGAAGCCTCCCATAGGAATACTGAAAAGCCACAAATGTGACAAAATTGTAGCCTCTTTAGCTTACTACTATTCCCATGCCagaaataatatataagaaactgAGAGATTAGGTACCAAAAGTCAGCACAATACTGGGATAATTTTAGTATCATGTAGATTTAAAACCCTAGGAATTAAGAACAGCACTGTAAACCATATGAGGTTTATTCCTCTAGTCATCTCAAACTATCACAAGACCTTTGTGGTTATTTATCTGCTCCTGTGTTTACCACTACCTGTGTACATCAGGTTTGTGTGACAATTGATTCTGTTGAATTCTTATTAGGACTTATGGTGATTATTGTCTTTCTATAAATCTCATTTTGTGCTGTTGTGAAAGGctccagtttgaaaaaaaatcacatctctGAAAGTTCATGTAAAATATACATCACAcagaaacatgtgtgtgtgtgtaatattttTAGACAAAAAGGCTTTACAATCTGTTTACACTTGGGATGCAGTTTTGAAGGGGAGAGCCTGAAGACAGAATGGGAAGAGGCTATGGAAAATTTCTACTAGAAATTCCATGTTGCCTTAATCTTGTGCAGGATGTATAGAATAGTTCCTTTTATTTAGTAAActttaaaaagggaaagataCTTTGTAGCTGAAACAttcttaattataaaatttttgaatgtCTTGTAGTTCTTCAACACACCTATTGGAAGTtattaactattatttttaagtgtagtattttttccttatcttttcaaCCAAAATAGAAGAGAGTTTCTACTACTAAACTGATCAGACATctaacattttatgattttgaactgtgtAACTTAATAGTTAGATACTTGATACTTTGTTTTATTATGGAATTGATAAAATGATGGTATATATTAAGGTTAGTTCAACCATAGATTCATAGTGTGTGGAAATGTAGTTCTGTGGGAGAAATAATTTGTTAGTTTTTACCTTTCGTCAGCTAGTACAAGAGCTTAAATATCTAAATAATGAATTATAGGAGAGTGAGACGAACTAAGCAAGATGGTATAGCTGTGTCATTTTTAGTAAAAGTAGAAGCAAAGGCATGACTAGAGATAAAATCAttacttaaaatttcaaaagttACACTTCACCAGAAAGTTATGTATCAAATAACATGGTTCAAAAATCTACAAAGCAAACATGGAAAGAACCACAAGGAAAATTGACAAGTTTACCAGAGTGAtaggaaattttattatttttctttcagaaacagATCAAGTAGACAAAAATTAGTAAAGATATatatttgaacaaaacagtaagTTTGATCCCATGAACATAAGGACATTGCATCCAACAGTGAGCATCCATATTCTTCTAAGAGtacctgaaatattttattaaatttgactATATATAAGATCATATATAATTTCAGCAAAATTCTAAAACATTTGAATAACACAAGTTTTCTGACTGCAATTAAGTTAGAGAAAAAAGTAACATTTGGAATTTTGAAAATCTGTGTCTAGAAACTTCCACTTCTAGACAGGATGTAGTAGGTCATGGCAGCCCAACACCCTCTCTGCAACATCCATAAAAATATGGATAAGTTTCAAGAATCATATGTTTAAGGATGTATGAGAGCTGTGAGAGCAGCATGGACTAGGTGAACAGGAATTCCGAACAGGAAGGAGTTCTCCTGAGGTGAGTGGCCGTTTTGTTTGCTGGGGGCATTTACTAGGACATGTTTGCTGGGACGTGGACTAAGGATCAGGCTTGGTTCTTGCAGCAGGGTCTCTACTGAGGGGAAAAAGAAACCCAGCGAGGCTTCTGGTGGTCACATTGGGGCTGGTGCAACCGATTGGAAAATTGAGAGGTTTGGCCAGTTTCATGTTGCAGGTcaagtttctcaggaaacagaggTTTGCACTTGGAGGCTTACTGGAGAGTCATCTCAACAACACTGTGATGGAGCTACAGAACCAGGATGCTTCAGAAGCCAAATGGTAATACATACAGATGCAGCAGTAGCATTAGCCAATCTCCCAGGGAGCTGTGAAGCTGGGATGGCCATTTAGGGGTGTCCACAATTGTGGCAAGGGGCTTGGGTCTTTGGACTCCAGTCATTAGATGCAGGCTGTCCCTGGGGATGAGGGCGTAATCTTGGAtgaagcatcatctttcagtcaAGTGCAGCTCCCAGGCAGCGCTGTGAGCCTGCAGCTGATAATACTGTAGGCGGCTGGCCATGAATGCGTGTTTTAGACCGTTCGAGGGAGCTGGGTGGTACCGCCACAGCATCCACAGGTACAGCCACTATACTGAAGGACACTTGCTGAGTTCTGGGACCAAGTATGAGAGGCTGGGGAGTTAGAATGAAGGTTTTTAAAAGATGGAGGGAAATTTCCCTCAACTTCTTGGTGCTTAGACAAAGCCCTGCTAGAAGAGGTTCTAATTTTCCCCAACACTTagactgcttctctctctctttttttattatagccattctGGTGAGTgggaagtggtatctcattgcagtcttaattttaataaaactaatgttaaacatcttttcatgtacatgTTAGCCATTTGTAATATATCAATTCAAatattttacccatttttttCAGTTGGGTCTTGTCATCTTACTGAGTTGTAGAAGTTTCTTATATATTCTGACTCAAAtgcctttatcagatatataattggCAAATACTATCTCCCAATCTGTTACCTgtcattttctttcccttaatGGTTTGTTTCAAAGTACAGaagttaaaaaatttaatgaggtacaatttatctattttctcttttatggctCATGCTTTTAAATTGTATCTAAGAATCTCTTCAATCAGTCACAAAGACTTTTTGGCTATATTTCCTTCTAGAAATTGTACAgattttagctcttacatttagatctgtggtccattttgagttaatttttgtatatggtgtgaaacAAATATCTCTTtctctatgtatgtatatatatatttgcatgtggatatctagtTGTCCCCAGCATCATCTCTTCAAAAGACCACCTTTCCTCCACTCACTTTGGTAACTGAAAAATCAGTTTACCATAAATGAAGGACTCATTTCTGAATTCTCAACTCTGTTTCATTTATCTATATGAGTACAcggtcttgattactgtagctttatggaGAGTTCTGAAATTGGATCATGTACATCATcctttttcaaaagtttttacTATTCTAcatttgcatataaattttaggatcaaTGTGTCAATTTATACAAAAATAGCCTGTAGGGATTTTGATAGGTCTAGTGttgaatttataaataatttggaGAGAACTGCAGCCTTGATAATATTGAATCTTAAACATGTACATGGAACATTACCCTTAAATTTAGTTTCtatcatcaatgttttatagttttcattgtgCAAGATTTgtacctcttcagttcagttcagtcgctcagttgtgtccgactctttgcgaccccatgaattgcagcacaccaggcctccctgtccatcaccaactcccggagttcactcaaactcacgtccaccaagtcggtgatgctatccagccatctcatcctctgtcatccccttctcctcctgcccccaatccctcccagcatccgagtcttttccagtgagtcagctctttacatgaggtggccaaagtattggagtttcagcttcagcatcattccttccaaagaacacccaggactggtctcctttaggatggactggttggatctccttgcagtccaggggactctcaagagtcttcttcaacaccacagttcaaaagcatccattcttcggtgctcagctttcttcatagtccaactctcacatccatacatgaccacaggaaaaaccatagccttgactagacggacctttgttggcaaagtaatgtctctgcttttgaatatgctatctaggttggtcataactttccttccaaggagtaagcgtcttttaatttcatggctgcaatcaccatctgcagtgattttggagccccccaaaataaagtctgacactgtttccactgtttccccatctatttcccatgaagtgatgggaccagatgccattaaattacatattttttttctttttgatggtaTTGTGAATgcaatgttttcttaattttattgctAGTGTTCACTGCTAGTCTATGGAAATATAGTTCATTTTTGTACATTGACCTTGCTTTCTATGAGCTTCCTAAACTCATTTGTTAGGAGAGAGAGGGaatgaggaagggagggagagagcaaAGCAAGTGCTGTTCTGTTCTTTGGCATTTTTGGCTTACAAGaacatgtcatctgtaaataaaGGCAGTTTTActctcccccccacctccccaatcTGAatgcctttacttttttttttattgaattggcTAGACCCTCAATGTTGACCAGAAGTGGTGGAAACAAACTTCCAGATCTTAGGGAGAAAGTATTCATTCTTTCACCtataagtatgatgttagctgttggTTCTTCATTAGGTTGAGGATGTTCTCTTAGTTTGTTGAAAGTTTTATCATAAACAGGTGTTgggtattttaaaatgctttttccaCATCCATTGACATGATCTGGTGATTTGTGTCCTTCATTCTAGTAAGATCATGTACTATGTTGAtcagtttttaaatgttaaaacaaCTTAGCATTCCTGAGATAAATTCCACTTATTTGttgtatttaattcttttatataGATACATTtggcttgctaatattttgtttagaattttgcatctatattcatgaaGGATATTGGTCTGCAGTTTTTGTGTGTTGCTTTttatctggttttgatatcagggtagtACCAGTATTATGGAATGATTTTGGAAGTATTCCATCCTCCATTTTCTGAAAAAGTTTGTGAAGGATTGGTATTatttatactttaaatatttgataaaattcacccATGAAGAATTCTTGGCCTGGGCTTTTCTTGGTGGGAAGATTTTGAATTACTAATTCAATTATTTGATTTGTTATAGGTCTATTGATTTCTACTCTAATCTTTGCTtattttgaattctgtttgcttttcCTGTTGTAGTTTCTTAAGGAGAAACTTTGTTATTGTTTTAGGACTTTtatccccgccccccccccccccccccccccccgatatTGGCATTTAAAGCTCTAAAATTTCCCTCTAGGTACTATTTTTAGCTATAACTcaattttttggagaaggcaatggcaccccagttcagtactcttgcctggaaaatcccatggacggaggagcatggttggctgcagtccatggggtcgccaagagtcagacacgactgagcgacttcactttcacttttcactttcatgccttggagaaggaaatggcaacccactccagtgttcttgcctggagaatcccagggacgggggagcctggtaggctgccgtctctggggtcacacagagttggacacaactgaagcgacttagcagcagcagcattaatttttatttttctttatttaattcaACATACATAATTtatcttgtgatttcttcttacCATGACTTACTTAGAAATATACTGTTtaatttccaaagagttggaaacctcccattttcttttttactgttgttgatttctaatttagTTATTAACTCTGTCCAAGAAGACTTCCTGGAGTCAAATGTATTTGCACTCCAATGATGAATGATGTCTCCAGGCAGAAAGCTGGTTGAACTGAAATGTAACTAATAAAGGGCAGAGAAGCAGAGGGAAGGACTTTGCAGGTAGAGACGAAGCATGTGTAAGGGCACAGGCCTGGAAACACATGTGCTCAGTGCCAGCAAGATGATCCCTGTGCTTGGAACACAGGAAATGTAATtatcttctttttgtttctgtcaGTATAGCTAAAGTTGGTCATTTTAGTTGATCTTGTCAGCCTGTTTTGGTTTCACTGATTTTCtctactatttttcttttctgtcacaTTGAGTATAAAGAAGGTGCAGCTGGGATACAGAGGAAGTTGTGGGACAGGACGTAGAAAAGATCATGTGAAAGGCTCCCTGGTGTCCAGATTCCAGCTTCACTCTTCAAGCCCTCTTCTGACCATGAGAGGTTCTCAGTATGAGGCCACAGATTACAGAACGGGGATGTTTCCTTAGGGTATTCCTGGCTGAGCACCAGCACCCAGGAAGGAGGTGCTGGAAGAGTAAGACCTAGGCAGGGGGTGACGTGATGTCTCTGCTAATCACTCTTCCAGGATCCCAGGCGCCCCCCTGGCCTGTCCCTGAGGAGTGGCACGTAGGGCCGGCTCATGGTGGGCAGTGGAGACCCTCAGGCTGAGCCGGCAGCAGGAGGGCGGACAGTGGTAGGTCTCTGGGCATGGATTATTCTTTCCGGTGTCACTCAATGAAAGCGGAGGCTGGACGCTGCTATGCCAGTAGATGTTAGCAATTTAGCAGGGTCTTCCATTGTGGGGGCCGCAAGCTCATCCCCCCCAGCCGCCCAACCCTCCCCATGGTGTGGGCTCTGCTGGACACGAGGGAGGTGAAGGCTATGACTGAACCTGGTATAAGAGACACACAGACTGACAGCCTCCTGTAGGAAAGCTGTTCCAGTTTGCTGAACTACTTCAGAGTGTGAAGGGCAGAGGAGagcatccctgagtcaggaacatGAAATCAAGTCTTCCCTCACGCTCCCCACGGTGCCCTTCCCCTCACAGCCTCTCTTCCTCCTTGGTTTGCTGACTGTCCCCACCCACGTTTCTCTGGTTTTCCTTTTGGTAATAACCACAAAGGCATGCCCACACTCAGCAACCCACAGGGCAGTGACCATTTCTGACTTGTGAGTTGCTTCGAGCCAGACACTCAGCCCTCACGCCCTCTGAGTCTTGAAGGGTGTGTATTCGTCCAGCAGAGACTGAACTCCCTGGTGGGTGGGTCGCCATGAAGCCTTCTCTTATGCTCTCATAGGAAGgatcctctcccttctctgagcACATGACCTTTATCTGCAGTTCTTTCAGGGACTTAACCACTTTCTCCCTGGAGGCAAAATGCCTTGTGCCCATATCTCATCTCCTCTACTAGACCCCAGACCTTGTCAAGGCAGATTCTAGATTTCCACAAAGTCTAGCCAAAAGTTAGCAATTGGTGGATTAAGAAATTCTTGGGAAGGAAGCCTGAGGAGGGTTACAGAAAAGTGAACCCAAGGCCTCCTTCAGGGACAAAGCTCTTACTCATCTTATGCCTGGGCCTCTCCCCTCACACCAGAAAGTTCAAAGGAAAAACACAATGACAAGGATGGCCATTTTTGAACCCATTTATATTGTCAGTGTTACCCTGGGCTTCACCCAGCCCTATCCCAGCCTTTGAGGTTGCATCAGATGGTCTGGACATTCATGGCTTCCTCGGGCCAAGTGTAGCTGTCCAGCGTAAAGGAGTCATATTCTGGAGTATAGACCAGGGACCTTACAAAAGCCTCCTTGTCCTCGGGCTCTGGGTAGTAGGAGGCCAGGTTGTGTTTGTACGCGAAGTCAAGGACCTAGGGAAAAATACGTGTGACTGAGGAACTGGCTCTGAGGAGGAGCCTGCCTGAAGACGCTCGCTTGGGAGCTTGTGGAAGGGGATACACCCGCGGCAGGCATGTGGCCCCTGAAGCCACTGGAGAGGAAGGAGCTAGAGCTTTCTGCCTCATAAGGGAGCTCTGACACAGTGGAATAAACATGGTCTGGGTCAAGAGGCTTCAGGCTAAAGTCTGCTTCTGCTTCAGACTGCCTGTGGGTCCTTGCTAGTGATGCCATCctggctgagcctcagtttccgcaTCTGTGAAGTGGGGGTAATGACAGTTTCCTCTGGCATGGCATGAGGATAAAGTTAGGTAGCAGGCAAAAGTGTTCAGTACCTGATACTGTCTCTCCTAAACGCGGCATGAATTGAAAGAACAGCTTGGACAATGTTCTTTGGGTATTAGCTTTGGCTTCACAAGAGGATGAAGCTAAATATCCCTGAAAGGAAGGAACTGGACAGGGTGGAGCTGGACTATCAGCTGGATGGTTGGGCTTGAGGACAACAAGCCCCACAGTCTGATTCTGGAACCCACATGGGACAGCTCTCGGGGAGTGCATGCTGTCTGTTGTGCAATGCATTTTCTTAAGTTACTCTTAAAACttatagaaaatgtaaaatatatattaatagaaattatAGAAATAACGGTATAATAAACCCTCATGTATTTGTCGTCCAGATGAACATTATCAGTGTTAGGTCAGTCTTTAGGGCTATGTTCTGGTTCTCTGAATATCCATCATCTCTGCATCATCTGTTGGGTGGCATTTAGACTATTCCATGAACTTGATCACCCCGTGGCCCAGCCATCctgagagaaggagaaagcaTGAGCATCTACTCTGGCCAGAAAGGTGCCAAGTGTGGAGCTTTTCCAAGCTGTTCTTTTTTAATGTCCTCCAAAACTTtgggagttgttgtttagttgctcagtcatgtccaactctctgcgaccccgtggactgtagcctgccaggctcctctgtccatgggagtctccagacaagaatactggagtggtttgccatctccttctccagagaattttcccaacccagggatctaacccacatctttaccactgagccaccagggaagacccaaaacTTTGGGAGAGAGgaattctttggaaaagaaggaaactgaggcccagggaggtgcaGTGATTGTCCTGAGGTGCCTCTGCTGCTTACTGGCATGGCTGGGACTCCACAGCCCAAGCTCTTTCCATGATGCTATGCAAGTTGACCTTTCTGTATAAATGGGCACttatgattcatttttaaaaaatcccaccCACGTTCTGGTCCACAAAACTATGGACTTTGATGACCTTTCTGCCTGGTGTCTGAGGGGAAGCGCAGGAGCTTCCCAGAACTGCCCTGAGTGGGTGTCGGGATGGGGCTCGAGCTACAGGCCAGAGTTTGTCAGCAGCCTTTGGGGAGCACGCAGTGTAGGCCAGGGAGCCAGGACGTGTCCAGCGCTGCCCTCCCCTCAGTCCCCCTAAAGTCAGACAGAGTTGACGAATGCCGCTACCCATGTTAAGGGGGTGAGGAGTCCCTTACTTTGATGGCGATTCTCAGAGACACGTCTCGGATGGTGCTGAGGGGCGGGTACAGTCTCCCCTGTGACAGATGGTGCTCAGAGACCTCTTGGGCAATTTGCTGGGGAGAGATAAGGGAGAGGAATAAGCTGATTTTCTGCCTTTCCAGAACAAGCCCGACCCAGTACACTGGAGACTCACCTTGCCCCTCACAGGTGGCCAGTCACTTCAGTTTCCACTGTTGTCTCACCACCTTGTGGCCCTGGGGTGCTTAAAGCGTAGGCTTACAACAAGGACACACCCTTTATGTCCTCTG is drawn from Bubalus kerabau isolate K-KA32 ecotype Philippines breed swamp buffalo chromosome 5, PCC_UOA_SB_1v2, whole genome shotgun sequence and contains these coding sequences:
- the LOC129653831 gene encoding protein tyrosine phosphatase type IVA 1-like: MAPLNRPAPVEVTYRNMRFLITHNPTSATLNKFIEDLKKYGVTTIVRVCEATYDTALVEKEGIQVLDWPFDDGSSPSNQIVDDWLSLLNIKFREEPGCCIAVHCVAGLGRTPVLVALALMEGGMKNEEAVQFIRQKRRGAFNSKQLLYLEKYHSKMRLRFKDSSGYRNNCCIQ